The following coding sequences lie in one Arachis ipaensis cultivar K30076 chromosome B05, Araip1.1, whole genome shotgun sequence genomic window:
- the LOC107640565 gene encoding uncharacterized protein LOC107640565, whose amino-acid sequence MPQKFILEVELFDIWGIDFMGPFSPCYTFKYILVAVEYVLKWVEAIATTTCDTNVVLKFLRRNIFTRFGVPKGLISDGGSHFCNKHLNTLLHKYGMTHKVATPYHPQTNGQAELANRELKKILEKTLVYGKACHLPVELEHKAFWATKLLNLDSQAAGEKRLLQLNELEEFRLEAYENARIYKERPKKWHDKKITRKEFEPGQHVLLYNFRLKNFPGKPKSKWTGPYLVTKVSPYGSLELLNEATKDTFTANCHRAKHYLGGLWNKEKSIQELG is encoded by the exons atgcctcagaagTTTATTCTGGAAGTGGAACTCTTTGatatatggggaattgacttcatgggcccTTTCTCTCCTTGCTACACATTCAAATACATCTTGGTGGCGGTAGAATATGTTTTAAAATGGGTGGAGGCTATAGCCACCACTACATGTGATACCAATGTGGTTTTGAAATTTCTCAGAAGAAATATCTTCACTAGGTTTGGAGTACCAAAGGGACTTAtaagtgatggagggagccatttttgcaacaaacaCCTGAACACCCTCCTTCATAAATATGGAATGACTCATAAGGTGGCTACaccttatcacccacagacaaatggccAAGCTGAGCTTGCAAACAGAGAGCTAAAGAAGATTTTGGAGAAAACA TTAGTATATGGTAAAGCCTGCCATCTTcctgtggagcttgaacataaagctttctgggccactaagCTCCTCAACCTTGACTCTCAAGCAGCAGGGGAGAAAAGATTGTTGCAGCTCAATGAGTTAGAAGAATTCAGACttgaagcatatgagaatgccagaatatacaaggaaagacCAAAGaaatggcatgacaagaagatcacaaGAAAAGAATTTGAGCCAGGGCAACATGTGTTATTATACAACTTTAGACTCAAGAATTTTCCTGGGAAACCCAAGTCTAAATGGACTGGACCCTATCTGGTAACCAAGGTTTCTCCAtatggaagccttgaactttTGAATGAAGCTACAAAGGATACATTCACAGCTAATTGTCACAGAGCCAAACATTACCTGGGAGGATTGTGGAACAAAGAAAAGAGCATTCAGGAGCTGGGATGA